Within Lolium rigidum isolate FL_2022 chromosome 5, APGP_CSIRO_Lrig_0.1, whole genome shotgun sequence, the genomic segment GAGGACCGAGCGAGTACTTCCTCTAAGTTACTGATTTAGTACTTTCTCTGCTCTAAAATAAGTGTCAACAATTTTTACTCCCAAACTAAGACATTTATTTAGCACTGAGGGAGCACAACTTCAGCTACACGTGATGCGTCGCACTGGAAATttaggaggtggcgttttggctcataggagcaaatgctcctattatacaaaataattaaaaaacaattttaaaaatgtcaaaaaattctgacataatttttttgttgtacatcgtgacattctatgttagtgcacaagttttcatggagaaacaacattttatgtggcgtgtacaaaaaagataaaaaaatgtcctatacatagtcgtgttatagcatcaaaatttgtcttttttactggagccacaaatttttatagttttttttgaaaacttgtgtacgaacataaaatatgtagatgtacatgaaattttttagtttagaattttttgacacttcgaaatgtagattcacacaatgggagcaaatgctcctatgagccaaagtgaatatccccttAAGTTttactaaatttggatgtatctagacccgATTTAGTATATACATCCCAATTTTGACAAAATTGAAACATCCTTTTTTGGACGGATGAATATTACAGTAGCAAAAAGTCTATATAGGCTCTGAAGTGCTCTCTGATTAGTAAGGCTTTTAATTAATTGCTCAAGTACTTGACTCTTATTATTACAGTAGCAAAAAGTCTATATAGGCTCTGAAGTGCTCCGTGATTAGTAAGGCTCTTAATTAATTGCTCGAGTACTTGACtctttatttctttttatttACATGGTGGTTACATTTGACTGTTCGTTCATCTAAAGGACATCACCTCAATGTGACAACAGCTAAATGTTGAAAAGAAAAACGAAACCAGATAAGAGCAAAGAGCAACAACAATTTTCAGAACATGAGATAAATATCACAGGTGTCTTGCAAATCGCAAAAAAACTGCATTACTTCATAGTTCAATGTATCAGAGAGATTAACAAGGGTCACAAGCAAAAAAGAAACATATACTCAGCTCTGGATAACTAAATTGATCCCAAAACATTCAGTTGCTATAGTCAAAAGACATGAGAAGGCTACAAAGATGGTCGATGGTGGCCATGTCCGTCCTTGGACAGGTCCGCCACCAAACTGGCCTGAGAATGCACGCAGCATCTACAAATTTCTCAACTGTAAATAAGTCGGGCAGCCTAAACATAATTTAAGATCTCCAGTTACAACCACAACAGCCAGCCAAGAAGTACTAAGACCGTCGAGAAGACTGAGCTGCAGCCATAACATGCCCCCAAAGCTATGAATCAAAAACCAAAGAAACCAAGCTCTGTCGCTCTTTCCTTCTCAAAGGTCTCGAAGTATTGGTAGATGATGGTAACGGCCAGCAGTATACCGGTTCCTGAACCGATAGCACCCATGAAATCAGCCAGAACAGTCAACGCGCCAATGCATACTCCACCAAATGCAGCAGCAGTAGGGATGTATCTGTTCAACTCCTTCTGCAAGTTTGACTCACGATGGCCTGGCATCACCATTTGTTGTTCCTGTTCAATTACACAATGattaaatacaagtttttgcaaaCTGGACTACATTACCAAGAACAGACAACAAAACACCGCAATTTAACACTTGTGTCCATATTAGCAAAATACAATTGGAACAACTGAGCAACCTACAGGAAAACAAACTAGTTCTACAGACAGACAGTAATGTCTTATTACTGGATCATATACCAAAATAATTGATGTTTAAATTTGCATAGTATCATACAAATATTTGGAGTTCTATATGCACAGATTTCAGAATTTGGAAACTTGCCACCTTACATGAAAATAGACATCTAACGCACATAATATTATTATGACTTGTGAGATATGATACATCATAAATGCAAAAAGGAACAGCAACTAGACAAGACAAATACTGTATGTGCGCTGTGTTTACCTTGAGCTGCTTAGCAACATCCTTGGCCGATGAACCAGAAACTTCAATCCATGTTTTTGAGAAGAGAGCACATGCTGACAGCATGAAGACCACATAGAACAATGCATGGAATGGATTCGCCAGAATATCAGCCAAACTGCAGTTGTCAACATGGTAAGTAAACCTAGACAACAAAATGGAAAAGGAAGGTGCCAAGAAATGAATTATTCACCTGGATGGTGCTGTCACATAGTAAGCAAGACCACCAACAGGGATAGAATGACCAGAGTATTCAGATTCCTTCCAGATGCCGAGAAGGTTAACCAGGAAATTTCCACTGTACTTCCTGTACAGAAGCTGCAATAAACAATTAAAACAAGTCAGCACCTAACCATGCATGCAAGTGATTACAATAATTGGTACAGCTCTCAAACTGAATCCTGTACCTGGGAAATGAAGTACAGGTTGGTAATCAGTGCAGAGTGCAGAATGATGGGCATGTTGGAAGTGTAGAACAGCTTGATTGGGTATGAGCCTTGCTGCCCACGAGCATTCTTTGATCTCACTGGAAGCACAACACGGAAGCCTTGGAAATAGATAACTATGAGGAAGACCAATACAGTAGCAAGCAAATTGGTCACATTTGGCAGATTCTGACGGTAGAAAGCCTCTCGTAGGGCACGGACTTTATCAGACCGAGTAATCAACAGATGGAACAATGCAATGACAGCCCCTTCAAATTCAGCACCACGTCCACTGTTGATGGTTGTGGGGCTGAACGCCTTCCAGATGATGTTCTCACTGCATAACAGCAAATTCACCATAAGCCAACTGGCAAtggaacaacacatgaataaataAGAAAAATGAAGTTCAGTATTGCTTACCAGATGTTGGTAGCAATGAACAGAGAAATGCCAGAACCCAAACCATAGCCCTTCTGGAGAAGTTCATCTAGACAGATGACAATGATGCCAGCAAAGAAAAGCTGAAGGATAATGAGAATAGCATTGCCAGTTCCAAGTTGGCTCACACTGCCATACATTCCAGAGAGAACATATGCCACAGCTTCCCCAATGGCAATCAGGATGCCAAGCAACTTCTGTGCACCATTCCTGAGTAAAGAAGTAGAGCATTCATCAGAATAGTACTGGATATATTATGACATGAATGAGCAAGCTTTGCATTCACTGCCAATTCAGTGCACGAATGAAAAACTACATATAAATGAGACTATGGAcacaataatactcctgaacattTATAACTTCAGTGAGAAAATTAAATCACACAATTATGAAATTCCAAACAAATACTTACAGGAGAGCACGATCCTCTCTCACACTGTTGTCAACTTCAATAATCTTGGATCCCACCAGAAGTTGCATGACCATTCCAGACGTCACAATTGGGGTGATACCCAGCTCCATGACAGTACCACGGTTTGAGGCAAGGATAACACGCATCCAGTAGAAAGGATCTGCTCCAGTAGTTGAGTGGATGCCATAGAGCGGGAGCTGACTGCACACcaggaagatgaagagagaaatgACGGTGTAGATGACTTTTTCCCTGAATGGTATCTTCCTGTCAGCACTCTGCACTTCAGGCAGGAAGGCCAGGAAGGGCCTGACGAGATGCAGCACGCGGAAGCCGCCAGCCATGTTTCTGTGTACACCAAAAGAAAACATATCAGCGTTATGTACAGCAATTCACATGGATAAACTGAAAACATCAAATAACACGGTAAATGTCACAGCAATTCACATTTGGCTTAAACATAAGTGAAGCTACCTAGACATGCAGACATGTGTAAAATCAAAACAAAACTTGACCACATAAATCAACCGGGCTCGTTATATTCAAAATGTACAGGAGTTCTATTTCAGGTCATTTGTACCGCAATAAAATGAGAAACTGTTAGCTTTCTCATTAATACTTGATGACAGCTATATTTCAGTTCAGACAATTCGAGCAGGGCTATCTACCTAAAGCTAAAATACAAGGGAACAGACAGTTTGCAGATGCTTacaaattctctcgcctatctacaaAGCGTCCCAATTACAACTCTCGGATATTAATTGGGTGAACTAGCTTGGATCACGAACCAATTTAGCTAGTATATTCCTTGCAAACTACTACACGACAAGCCAGCTGACAGAACCAACGCTTTGCTTAAACCCATGTATCAATCAAGTGCGCCAAAAATAGGAGACTCGACGAGATCAAGCACAGATCCACCAACGAAACATCACATCGCATCATTCGCACCGACCAAATATCGCCGTCGATTAACGACTCCGGCGAACGTAGGAGCGCCCATGCAACGGTCGCGGCATCCTAGATTCGCATGGATCTGGACGGCTCACCCACCTACCAAGCCAGCCGGCCGCATCACCTCGAGAGGCTAAGCACGGATGCACGGCTCAGCGCTAGGCGAATTCCGACACGGATCGAGCAGAGAAAAACAGCACGCGACACAGATCTGCGCGCGAATCGGGAAGGGACAGGGATCGCGGGATCGGCGCGAGATCCGGGCGGGGACGGGGGGTGTTACCTGGCCGCGGACGCCGCCGGCGAGGCGGGCGGGAAGGTTCGCCGCGGGCGGGCGGGCGTCGAACCCTAGGGAGGGAGGCGGGAGGGAGGCGGACGGCGAGAGGGAAGCTACGGAGAGAGAAGGATGGAGAGAGCGGTGGGTAATTAATAGCGGGGAGTTGAGAGAGATCTGAAGAGGATGGGGACGAAGCCGACCACGGGTTCCAGTCGCTGCGGCTGGGCCCGGGCGGGGGCGCGGAGGCGTGTGGGCCGTCGGATCTGGATCGATCGGTGGATGATAGGTCTCTGTGACGTGGAACCGGGATTGGGATGGCCACGTCACCGGGATTGGCAGAGCCCGCAGGCCAGTGAGGGATCCGGTCCCACCGCCGCAGGGGCCACCGGGCCAGGACAGGTTTATATAGCTCGGAGATTGAAATTTTGCCAACGTTGGATGGAGGTCGTGAATGAAAGCTGCTACAAGGGTTTGGCGAGCTCATGCGCGGTGAACAATGTCTTGGGCCCGGGATtttttgacaaaattgtttttcaTAATTTTCCAGTGTTTTTCTTGATAACTTCTTATCGTAGTAATTTATTAGTAGAAATTCTCGGCTCTGCATTGCATTCCTGTTCTTCCAGAGGGTATACGCCGTCATGTAGACCAGACCATCAAAGCATCTTCTGTCCGCTACTCTGAATCTTTGTCTCTCCGTAACCCACCAATCCACCGCAGTGGTTGTTGGCCGTGGGCACCTGGAAGTTCAGCCCTAGGGCACATCCGCAGCGGTGCCAGGTTTCCCTAGCCACCACACACTGGAGGATGATGTGGTCTGCCGTGTCCGGCCTCCTCCTGGTCGCACACAAAGCATGCCGAAGAATACTGCTGAAGTGCAAATTTGGCTCGCCTGTCCGAAGTCTAGATCCTTCTCTGCGCCGTCAGCCAGTTGAACAACTTGCTCTTTGGGAAGCATTACTTCTCCAAATTGCCTCCCCGAGCTGGGACCTCTCGCTCCCATGCATGAACATGCTATAGGTGGACTTAGCGCTATACTTCCCCGAGCTTGACCATGGCCAGGAGAAGACATCAGGGGCGTTCCCGTCGCGCTGAATGTTGCTAACCGCGAGCCATAGCGCAATCCGCCAGCTCTCGGTCAGGACCATGACACAATTGATCTTGGAGGAGTGTAGCTACATCTCGACTAGGTTTAGGGTAGCTGATGGTCGGAGTCCTAGATAATGGGTGAGTAGAGTAGCCTTTTTGTTTCCTGGAGTTGCTGGCACCCTCTGTTCGCAGTAGGAGCCTCTCTTGTACATATcattctgccttctataaaattATGGTACGCGTTCGCATactctcaaaaaaagaaaaagaaaagaaattctcGGCTCTGGAAAAAAACAGCAGCAATTTTATCAGTGAAGATCTTCAACTtcgtcgagagtaatttcccgatCTTTATTGTTTAATAGTCATTTTTAAGGGTCGTTAAGTACCTGCATTATCTCAAAAGTAATTTATCGGTACAAATATTTAGCTTCAACAATAGCTTGTCGGTCTATCTGAACAGTAATAACAGCTGCATCCCTTTATATGCGTATTGTATCGGCTATCCCTAGTTCTAGCCACGTACAAGAACCAATGCAAAATAATTATCATGCTTAAACTTCATATAATTTTACCAACTTAATTGTAACATGTAAACTTGAGATCTCATGTATCGACGACCCTAGAAGTTCATATGCCGGTGAATAGCATGATGAGTTTGGTTAATCAGTATGAAACACCCAATGTTAGAAACTTCAATGTCATGCAAGAGGGCGTTTTACATTTTTATTCACCGGCAAATAACTTGCAATATGTTGATTCACCTTCGCACATGCCGGTGGACAAAGGATCTCAACCATTATATGATGCGCCTCATTTAGTAATTTTTTAGCACCACATGCTACTAGTGATATCCATAATTCGGCTCCGCACCTTCACAATAGTTTTAGCCAAATAAGTGAAAAATCAACAGGAGCTCATGTGACTTGGTCAAGTACTGCAACCTATAGTACCTCCCTTGCACAATTGCAGATTTTCACTAGCACCCAAGTCtcattgccaaaagaatctgaaaATGTTGGGGGAAAGCCTATCTAAAGTGGGCTAAGGAGAAATTTATGACTCATTCGAACAAAAATCAATCCAAAGAATAACGTCGATAACATCATCACATTTGATGATCTATCGGAGGAACAACGTCTAGCCTAATCTCAAGGAGGAGCATGAAAAAAAAGCATTTGATGCATCTAAAATGCATTTATGatctttgtagtttattgtgccATATTCCATCATAATTGATTCGTATAAGTGGTTATGATCATGATTTAGAATAATTTAGTGGATTTTTCTAAAATATCCCTTTTATTTGTATTATAACCCTGCAGGAAAACCCTATTTTTACCTATTTTAACATTCATGGACCTTCACGGACTCTGAAGGACATAAGATTTTTTCTaccgatttttttttggaaaaaatactTGGTGCACTTGAACCCCACCTGGCCAGCCAGAGGTCAAAAAGAGGGCAAATGGAGTGGGGTGATACCCCCTGCGCACCATGGGGCCCACTTCCCCATCCTAGCTCCGATGTTGTCGGGTTTTTTGCCCTTGGACTCATCTTGACCTAAAAATGTCTATATATACAACCGTCTTCGCGGTCAGGAAGCATGGCACACCACAGAACACAAAATAGAGGAGGTATAGTGAATATTGGTGGGGAAACACCATCAGAGCGTTGTTGCTTCACGACTCCAACCTCTCCAACATCTCCTTGATttgcatgatgaagagggagtagtccatccCTAGACTTTGGGTTTGTGGAAGTAGCTTGTTCTATCGCTCTCTCTCTCatgttgtcgtcgtggtgaacatacATGTGCCATGGGTAGGCTTATGTTGTGGCTAAATGTGCACCGAGGGATCCGGAGGAGGGGGAGATTAAGGATAAACTCACACAAACACACACGAGACACATGATCTACCTAGGttcatgtggtgaccctgcataccactgcatgttgtagtatgccagtcgttgatataacattcacgaagtaccatttcgcaaatattacatccctcgagtagtacaacggaacatagcaaggtccataactcattNNNNNNNNNNNNNNNNNNNNNNNNNNNNNNNNNNNNNNNNNNNNNNNNNNNNNNNNNNNNNNNNNNNNNNNNNNNNNNNNNNNNNNNNNNNNNNNNNNNNcggcccacctcctgatttggccaaaatctggtgataacactaccgttgacaaaattgtttcatgttttcaaaatcaaagctctagcacaaatatagcaatcgatgcttttcctctatggaggacaattcttttacttttaatgttgagtcagttcacctatttctctccacctcaagaagcaaacacttgtgtgaactgtgcattgattcctacatatttgcttattgcacttattatattactctatgttgacaatatccatgagatacatgttacaagttgaaagcaaccgctgaaacttaatcttcctttgtgttgcttcaatgcatttactttgaattattgctttatgagttaactcttatgcaagacttattgatgcttgtcttgaagtgctattcatgaaaagtctttgctatatgattcacttgtttactcatgtcatatacattgttttgatcactgcattcactacatatgctttacaaataatatgatcaaggttatgatggcatgtcactccgtaaattatccgtgttatcgttttacaccgcttcgggacgagcagaactaagcttggggatgctgatacgtctccgacgtatcgataatttcttatgatccatgccacattattgatgttatctacatgttttatgcacactttatgtcatatttgtgcaggttccacgttggcgccggaatccctggtgttgcgccgcactacactccgccgccatcaaccttcaacgtgcttcttggctcctactggttcgataaaccttggtttcttactgagggaaaacttgcctctatacgcatcacaccttcctcttggggttcccaacggtcgcgtgctgtacgcgtatcaagactgttttctggcgccgttgccggggagatcaagacacgctgcaaggggagtctccacctccaatctctttactttgtttttgtcttgctttactttatttactactttgtttgctgcattatatcgaaaatacaaaaaaattagttacttgttttactttacttaatatcatgcatgtttttatttcactagttaagcataatggaaagtaacagtgagcttttgaagctatttcctgagttaagatatggattgtttgatgcgaaaattaaaagggatttctattttcgtgcccctgcttcgttagttgtactcagttttccccagctcgttagtttttcctcagctttcccctccctctagtttgaaacccctcgaagacgcgggttgccgtcaggtcagaggccttaccgttaccgttaatctgacgggtggggctgcacagaggtggggctgcatagagggcagttcctctctgaccgttgatacgtctccgacgtatcgataatttcttatgatccatgccacattattgatgttatctacatgttttatgcacactttatgtcatattcgtgcattttctggaactaacctattaacaagatgccgaagtgccgattcgttgttttctgctgtttttggtttaagaaatcctagtaacgaaatattctcggaattggacgaaatcaacgcccagggtcctattttgccacgaagcttccagaagtccgaagaggagacgaagtggggccacgagggggccacaccctagggcggcgcccccccccccttggccgcgcggccctgtggtgtggggccctcgtgccgcctcctgacctgcccttccgcctacttaaagcctccgttgcgaaacccccgcatcgagagccacgatacggaaaaccttccggagacgccgccgccgccgatcccatctcgggggatccaggagatcgcctccggcaccctgccggagaggggaatcatctcccggaggactctacgccgccatggtcgcctccggagtgatgtgtgagtagtctacccctggactatgggtccatagcggtagctagatggttgtcttctccccattgtgctatcattgtcggatcttgtgagctgcctaacatgatcaagatcatctatctcgtaattctatatgttgcgtttgttgggatccgatgaatagagaatacttgttatgttgattatcaaagttatatctatgtgttgtttatgatcttgcatgctctccgttactagtagatgctccggccaagtagatgcttgtaactccaagagggagtatttatgctcgatagtgggttcatgcctcgcattgacactcgggacgatgtgatgaaagttctaaggttgtgttgtgctcgttgccactagggataaaacattgatgctatgtctaaggatgtagttgttgattacattacgcaccatacttaatgcaattgtctcgttgctttgcaacttaatactcggaggggttcggatgataacctgaaggtggactttttaggcatagatgcagttggatggtggtctatgtactttgtcgtaatgcccaattaaatctcactatactcatcataatatgtatgtgcatggtcatgccctctttatttgtcaattgcccaactgtaatttgttcacccaacatgctgtttgtcttatgggagacacacctctagtgaactgtgga encodes:
- the LOC124651554 gene encoding protein transport protein Sec61 subunit alpha-like is translated as MAGGFRVLHLVRPFLAFLPEVQSADRKIPFREKVIYTVISLFIFLVCSQLPLYGIHSTTGADPFYWMRVILASNRGTVMELGITPIVTSGMVMQLLVGSKIIEVDNSVREDRALLNGAQKLLGILIAIGEAVAYVLSGMYGSVSQLGTGNAILIILQLFFAGIIVICLDELLQKGYGLGSGISLFIATNICENIIWKAFSPTTINSGRGAEFEGAVIALFHLLITRSDKVRALREAFYRQNLPNVTNLLATVLVFLIVIYFQGFRVVLPVRSKNARGQQGSYPIKLFYTSNMPIILHSALITNLYFISQLLYRKYSGNFLVNLLGIWKESEYSGHSIPVGGLAYYVTAPSSLADILANPFHALFYVVFMLSACALFSKTWIEVSGSSAKDVAKQLKEQQMVMPGHRESNLQKELNRYIPTAAAFGGVCIGALTVLADFMGAIGSGTGILLAVTIIYQYFETFEKERATELGFFGF